One genomic window of Leptospira paudalimensis includes the following:
- a CDS encoding EAL domain-containing protein, whose amino-acid sequence MQIESESHKLVREWKEWLASGDLTPVFQPILSSESTGIYGYELLGRLSTDRGLFSLGDFFLTHTLGYDELFFLKKQVDEEIRFSALQKFAKEAPPETKLFLNISPNILYHALLNLETTLPQTIRMVREVELDPSRIVIEITEERFPHNLELLKPVLNLYRKEGFSIAVDDAGSEASNLDRIGLFHPEIIKVDLQMLRRSTFSRNFKEILLNLSKLGESLGSSLLFEGIESEDELYNALNYGARYIQGYYFAKPEMNFSGRFEYRSEMQSSLEYFHARKQKEMNHQIEWETIWKNKLSEIVMGFGEEDGIWEWKEDFSTSVFGDGDFFRMYITNHMGFQVSPNYARSETGEMKPDYSILGKNWSFRPYFFEHLHKSKTSRDAWTLSQMYHDISERMMLRTFARNLSENLILFIDVIVSRS is encoded by the coding sequence ATGCAAATAGAAAGTGAAAGTCATAAACTGGTTCGCGAGTGGAAAGAGTGGCTTGCCAGCGGAGATCTCACACCCGTTTTCCAACCTATCTTATCTTCAGAGTCGACTGGAATTTATGGTTACGAACTCCTTGGCCGATTGTCCACAGACCGAGGTTTATTTAGTTTAGGTGATTTTTTTCTCACTCATACTTTGGGTTATGATGAATTGTTTTTTTTGAAAAAACAAGTGGATGAAGAAATTCGATTTTCAGCCTTACAGAAATTTGCAAAAGAAGCACCTCCCGAAACCAAACTATTTTTAAACATATCGCCGAACATTTTGTACCATGCTCTCCTCAATTTGGAAACAACCTTACCACAGACCATTCGAATGGTGAGAGAAGTGGAACTTGATCCTTCTAGGATTGTGATTGAAATTACCGAAGAACGTTTTCCACATAATTTGGAACTTTTAAAACCTGTTCTCAATTTATACAGAAAGGAAGGATTTTCCATCGCCGTAGATGATGCTGGTTCGGAAGCAAGTAACTTAGATAGAATCGGTTTATTTCACCCTGAGATCATCAAAGTAGATTTACAGATGTTACGTAGATCAACCTTTTCTAGAAATTTTAAAGAGATATTACTCAACTTATCAAAATTAGGTGAGTCACTTGGTAGTAGTTTGTTATTCGAAGGTATAGAATCTGAAGATGAATTGTACAACGCTTTGAATTACGGAGCCAGGTACATCCAAGGGTATTACTTTGCAAAACCCGAGATGAATTTTTCTGGTCGATTTGAATACAGATCGGAAATGCAATCTTCTTTGGAATACTTCCATGCACGAAAACAAAAAGAGATGAACCACCAAATTGAATGGGAAACGATTTGGAAAAATAAACTTTCTGAAATTGTAATGGGGTTTGGGGAAGAGGATGGGATTTGGGAATGGAAAGAGGATTTTTCCACATCTGTTTTTGGTGATGGGGACTTTTTTCGGATGTACATCACGAACCATATGGGGTTCCAAGTATCACCCAATTATGCGAGGTCAGAAACCGGTGAAATGAAACCTGATTATTCCATCTTGGGAAAAAACTGGTCCTTTCGGCCTTATTTTTTTGAGCACTTACATAAATCCAAAACAAGTCGTGATGCATGGACACTCTCTCAAATGTACCATGATATTTCGGAACGGATGATGTTACGGACATTTGCTAGAAACTTGTCCGAAAATTTGATATTATTTATCGATGTGATCGTGTCTCGAAGCTGA
- the tmk gene encoding dTMP kinase: MPVKSQFFVFEGIDGSGKTTVSKRVSEILNEKLFPNVWHREPTDSVFGKKIREFLQGKIKLTQEEQLKLFLQDRELSVQDIILPTLKNGKSIVQDRYYFSTAAYQGRDEEHAADILYMNEDKGFPEPNHVYFLDLSPEEALERRNTRGGKQEVFDESSEQTRIYQNYLAILPESTIFVDATADLEEVVNFCVEDILKSLSV, translated from the coding sequence ATGCCAGTAAAGTCGCAGTTTTTTGTCTTCGAAGGGATCGATGGTTCAGGGAAAACAACAGTTTCAAAGAGGGTTTCTGAAATTCTAAATGAAAAATTGTTCCCAAATGTATGGCACAGGGAACCTACCGATAGTGTTTTCGGTAAAAAAATCCGAGAATTCCTCCAAGGGAAAATCAAACTCACCCAAGAAGAACAATTAAAACTCTTTTTACAAGACAGGGAACTATCTGTTCAAGACATCATCTTACCAACGTTAAAGAATGGTAAATCAATTGTGCAAGACAGATACTATTTTTCAACTGCAGCTTACCAAGGTAGAGACGAAGAACATGCTGCGGACATTTTGTACATGAATGAAGACAAAGGTTTCCCAGAACCAAACCATGTTTATTTCCTAGATTTATCTCCTGAAGAAGCCTTAGAGAGAAGGAATACTCGCGGGGGAAAACAAGAAGTGTTTGATGAAAGTTCAGAACAAACGCGAATTTATCAAAACTATCTAGCAATTTTACCTGAATCGACAATATTTGTAGATGCAACTGCCGATTTAGAGGAAGTAGTTAACTTTTGTGTTGAGGATATTTTAAAATCACTTTCTGTCTGA
- a CDS encoding class I SAM-dependent methyltransferase codes for METIPCNTCGKISFTHLHTKNSPLGESFSIVSCDHCGLVQVNPQPSLLEVKKYYDDSYFTQRTERGYDNYYSSDLRKEISRVFQLNLQDLDFFHWEKNRIKEKESTLNKLSSLDIGCAAGYFVAYMKERGYDAKGIEIADGPVKYARETLGLSIFQENFLEWDLRYQNQFDVITLWATIEHLHKPKETLEKIMKHLLPGGILILSTCRYGFLAKWNGIHWRYLNVPEHLYYYSFSGLKQLLTSLGYKFPKAFTYGSGLTSRKNASVFFRFRKAFFDRFVKGFRMGDMMVFRVTKDKSDRK; via the coding sequence GTGGAAACCATTCCTTGTAATACCTGTGGCAAAATTTCTTTTACCCATTTGCATACGAAAAATAGCCCGTTAGGGGAATCATTTTCGATTGTTAGTTGTGATCATTGTGGACTTGTACAAGTGAACCCACAACCAAGTTTGTTAGAAGTTAAAAAATACTATGATGATTCTTATTTTACCCAGAGGACGGAACGTGGGTATGATAATTATTATTCCAGTGACCTCCGAAAAGAAATCTCTCGTGTTTTCCAATTGAATCTACAAGATTTAGATTTTTTTCATTGGGAGAAAAATCGGATCAAAGAAAAAGAGTCCACATTGAACAAACTTTCCTCATTGGATATCGGATGCGCAGCAGGATACTTCGTTGCTTATATGAAGGAAAGAGGGTATGACGCGAAAGGAATAGAAATTGCAGATGGTCCTGTCAAGTATGCTAGGGAAACTCTAGGTCTTTCGATTTTCCAAGAAAATTTTTTAGAATGGGATCTTAGATATCAAAACCAATTTGATGTCATCACTCTCTGGGCAACAATCGAACATTTACACAAACCCAAAGAAACGTTAGAAAAAATCATGAAACATTTGTTACCTGGTGGAATACTGATTTTGTCCACGTGTCGGTATGGATTCCTTGCAAAATGGAATGGAATTCATTGGAGGTATTTGAATGTACCAGAACATCTTTATTATTATTCTTTTTCTGGACTAAAACAATTATTAACTTCGCTTGGTTACAAATTTCCCAAAGCCTTTACTTATGGAAGTGGTCTTACAAGTCGAAAAAATGCCAGTGTTTTCTTTCGATTTCGAAAGGCATTTTTTGATCGATTCGTGAAAGGGTTCCGCATGGGAGACATGATGGTCTTTCGTGTGACAAAAGACAAATCAGACAGAAAGTGA
- a CDS encoding metal ABC transporter permease produces the protein MTSLLSSWNLFLPQILVGSLVGALLSVLGILIVLRGMTFFGVTLSQAVTFSVALSLFMEWPGEIFPILFSCILVFPLLYVRKLPGMKEEVILGILFVFFSAASQFMLALGGNVQNHLMAAFFGDILTSQVRADSLGIYVAIFFFILYLSFFRRFLFISFDRDEYKIQVGNPLPFDLLFYIILAASLTVAVNLLGTFYSIAHLLLPVFALLPIIRSLKILTVVCVLFSITSTCFGFMVSLIGLERNGEMIYFPTSSSIILVLCFFAFFIHTSRYLITSFFSQKSR, from the coding sequence ATGACTAGTCTCCTTTCCAGTTGGAATTTATTTTTACCTCAAATTTTAGTCGGAAGCCTTGTTGGAGCTTTATTATCTGTACTCGGTATCCTGATTGTTTTAAGGGGTATGACATTTTTTGGTGTGACCCTTTCACAAGCGGTTACGTTTTCAGTTGCCTTGTCTTTGTTTATGGAGTGGCCAGGTGAAATTTTTCCTATCCTATTCTCTTGTATCTTAGTTTTTCCTTTATTGTATGTGCGAAAACTTCCTGGTATGAAGGAAGAAGTGATCCTTGGTATTTTATTTGTTTTCTTTTCTGCCGCATCGCAGTTTATGTTAGCACTCGGTGGAAATGTGCAAAACCATTTGATGGCAGCGTTTTTTGGCGATATATTAACTTCGCAAGTCAGAGCAGATTCACTTGGTATTTATGTTGCTATCTTCTTTTTTATCTTATATTTAAGTTTTTTTCGTCGGTTTTTGTTTATTAGCTTTGATCGAGACGAATACAAAATCCAAGTAGGAAATCCACTTCCATTTGATCTTTTGTTTTATATCATCCTTGCTGCTTCCCTAACTGTTGCAGTTAATTTACTCGGAACCTTTTACAGCATTGCTCACCTTTTACTCCCTGTGTTTGCATTACTTCCCATCATTCGTTCATTAAAAATTTTAACTGTTGTTTGTGTTTTGTTTTCGATCACTTCGACTTGTTTCGGATTTATGGTATCTCTTATTGGATTGGAGAGGAACGGTGAAATGATTTATTTTCCCACTTCCTCCAGTATCATCCTTGTTCTTTGTTTTTTTGCATTTTTTATTCATACAAGTCGCTATCTAATCACTTCCTTTTTTTCACAAAAAAGCCGATAG
- a CDS encoding metal ABC transporter ATP-binding protein, translating into MQAIKLNSPKTHTTFIHADHLSVGYRKEFPVVSDIHLHIESGKTYALVGGNGAGKTTLFRTLTDLLPPLAGNITFSKSITTSYVPQAKKMALDFPLRVEDVLLMPKNIGLSFLPKSKFSEEDRELIERTGVSSYLKKQISLCSGGQLQKVLILRSLLTKANLIFLDEPMDSLDHNARELFQSVLSEYLKQGNRSLFFITHSLEHDWGFGFHEIFEIDEGKLFNITKGERPPNCHHHD; encoded by the coding sequence ATGCAAGCGATAAAACTAAATAGTCCAAAGACTCACACCACTTTTATCCATGCAGACCACTTGTCTGTTGGGTACAGAAAAGAGTTTCCTGTTGTCTCAGACATCCACCTACACATTGAATCCGGCAAAACTTACGCCCTAGTCGGTGGAAATGGAGCTGGAAAAACAACATTGTTTCGAACACTCACTGACTTACTCCCACCACTTGCGGGAAACATCACTTTCTCAAAATCAATTACCACATCCTATGTTCCCCAAGCGAAAAAAATGGCATTGGATTTCCCTCTCAGAGTGGAAGATGTTTTACTGATGCCAAAAAATATTGGGCTTAGTTTTTTACCTAAATCTAAATTTTCAGAAGAGGATAGAGAATTAATAGAACGAACCGGTGTTAGTTCCTATTTGAAAAAACAAATTTCATTGTGTAGTGGTGGGCAACTTCAAAAAGTTCTGATTTTACGATCCTTACTGACGAAGGCAAACTTGATATTTTTAGATGAACCAATGGATTCATTGGACCATAACGCAAGGGAACTCTTTCAGTCTGTTTTATCCGAATATCTAAAACAAGGAAATCGATCTTTGTTTTTCATTACCCACAGTCTTGAACATGATTGGGGATTTGGGTTTCATGAAATTTTTGAAATTGATGAAGGGAAATTATTTAATATCACAAAAGGAGAAAGGCCTCCCAATTGCCACCACCATGACTAG
- a CDS encoding metal ABC transporter substrate-binding protein — MFISSPVFGKVSLVASISDIKYIAEQVAGDRADVYGMIRGVDDPHFVMTRPDFLVKLSEADVLCVVGLDLEIGWIPYLQQQSRNMKIQKGQPGYCDTSFGVKILGEPTVMMDRSMGDMHIYGNPHYWNDPINAIQMAQNIKNALTRVDPLNGEYYETNFNSFKKRLIQLTKEEMKKMEPYFGLKVAVFHDQFVYLASRFKFNANLTIEERPGVPPSVRYMDQVIGYMIAEKIKIILIGPYHNPKYAEYVSSKVPGSVVVTLPVSVGALDTTSYEENLRLSLQKIRDASDKTK, encoded by the coding sequence ATGTTTATTTCCTCACCTGTATTTGGAAAGGTATCACTTGTAGCAAGTATCTCGGATATTAAGTACATCGCCGAACAAGTCGCAGGTGATAGGGCAGATGTTTATGGAATGATCCGTGGAGTGGATGATCCACATTTTGTGATGACTCGTCCTGATTTTTTAGTCAAACTCAGTGAAGCTGATGTTTTATGTGTTGTGGGTCTCGATTTAGAAATTGGTTGGATTCCTTATCTCCAACAACAATCTCGCAATATGAAAATCCAAAAAGGCCAACCAGGGTATTGTGACACTTCCTTTGGAGTGAAAATCCTTGGGGAACCAACCGTGATGATGGATAGGTCCATGGGAGATATGCACATTTATGGGAATCCCCATTATTGGAATGACCCGATCAATGCCATCCAAATGGCCCAAAACATCAAAAATGCCCTTACAAGAGTGGATCCACTCAATGGGGAGTACTATGAAACTAATTTTAATTCCTTTAAAAAACGTCTCATCCAACTGACGAAAGAAGAGATGAAAAAAATGGAACCCTATTTTGGATTAAAAGTAGCAGTGTTCCATGACCAATTTGTTTATTTGGCATCTCGGTTTAAATTTAATGCAAACCTTACCATAGAAGAACGTCCTGGAGTTCCACCTTCTGTTCGTTATATGGATCAGGTGATCGGATATATGATAGCAGAAAAGATAAAAATTATCTTGATCGGACCCTATCATAATCCAAAGTATGCTGAGTACGTATCGTCCAAGGTGCCTGGATCGGTTGTGGTCACACTTCCGGTTTCCGTAGGTGCACTAGACACCACTAGTTATGAAGAGAACTTACGTTTGAGTTTACAAAAGATACGCGATGCAAGCGATAAAACTAAATAG
- a CDS encoding amidohydrolase family protein — protein sequence MSSPFPWRGDFFPPILDDPIPDHLKKISDLGIPHIFDIHTHFFPETIMKLIWRWFDNANWAIGYRLPELERVDRLHHNGIKQFTTLNYAHKKNMAKSLNDWTYNNYQNWQGAIPFGTFYPEVGVYSYVKEAVEVYGFLGFKLHCEVSKLNLNDPELSDCFGYLEKKEIPILIHTGTAPLPGEFTGIQFFKPFIQTYPKLHVIVAHMGAHEISAYASLLEEYHNLALDTTMVFVDFLATGKETDVDEAIPLLERYKDQIYFGSDFPNIPYNLNHPISKFLDLPISDKAKQKILFENGKNRFFK from the coding sequence ATCTCCTCTCCCTTTCCTTGGAGGGGAGATTTTTTCCCTCCCATTCTTGACGATCCCATTCCCGACCACTTGAAAAAAATTTCCGATTTAGGGATCCCTCATATCTTCGATATCCACACTCATTTTTTTCCAGAAACCATTATGAAATTAATTTGGCGTTGGTTTGATAATGCCAATTGGGCAATTGGATACCGTCTGCCAGAACTGGAAAGAGTAGATCGACTGCACCACAATGGGATCAAACAGTTTACCACTCTCAACTATGCTCATAAAAAGAATATGGCAAAGTCACTTAATGATTGGACTTACAACAATTATCAAAATTGGCAAGGTGCCATACCCTTTGGGACATTTTATCCTGAAGTAGGTGTGTACTCCTATGTAAAAGAAGCGGTTGAGGTATATGGTTTTTTAGGATTTAAACTCCATTGTGAAGTATCCAAACTCAATTTAAACGATCCAGAACTCAGTGATTGTTTTGGTTATTTGGAAAAGAAAGAAATTCCGATCCTCATCCATACGGGTACCGCACCTTTACCGGGTGAATTTACTGGAATTCAATTTTTTAAACCATTTATCCAAACCTATCCAAAATTACATGTAATAGTCGCTCATATGGGAGCACATGAAATATCCGCCTATGCTTCGTTACTTGAAGAATATCACAATTTAGCTTTGGATACAACAATGGTATTTGTGGATTTTTTAGCGACTGGCAAAGAAACCGATGTGGACGAGGCAATCCCTCTCCTCGAACGATACAAGGATCAGATTTACTTTGGATCTGACTTTCCGAATATCCCTTATAATCTAAACCATCCGATTTCCAAATTTTTGGACCTCCCCATCTCCGACAAAGCCAAACAAAAAATCCTCTTCGAAAACGGAAAAAACCGATTTTTTAAATGA
- a CDS encoding acyl-CoA dehydrogenase family protein, with protein sequence MISNNYFNDNDDLIDHFDSLTPWNAVIDQYEQGFEDFAEFQKSGKEELTFAPGNYEDAIEFYRSTLEAGGDIAGNDISQVAKQMDEEGLKYKDGQVGFPKPMLDVVEKIKSAGLLPYGIHRHYGGLGLPSVVQSMLSECVSRGDGSLAITLGCMNLAETVERFGTEEMIHEYVPKMASGELCGAMALTEPNYGSDLPNLQTKAVKGEDGVWRITGTKRFITHACGFGNAPSIILTLARTGTTTSGARGLSFFLVHSKDVFVASIEKKMGLHCSPTCEVVFENAPGILIGEEGKGLVKYSMAMMNQARLNIAAQAMGIATAAYFEGKKYAEERVQFGKTISNITAVKKMLERMEREVAAMRCILYEASFAVDQYRWKEERGKMKGLTEKDIKKDETFKKWEKLASLFTPLSKYYITEMANVVAYDALQIHGGSGYTEDYDVARLYRDVRITNIYEGTTQLQTVACIGGIVSGMTETGIYREYLKSEMSGFVSSSELNELFKQFETVVAEYAEIDSTPLREELAFEVVESAARFHNSLLLERSIGRSKVERRNHRKTLTESYILDSAAILASNLTKIRGKKKTPVTA encoded by the coding sequence ATGATATCTAATAACTATTTTAATGATAATGATGACCTAATTGATCATTTTGATTCTCTCACACCTTGGAATGCGGTCATCGACCAATACGAACAAGGGTTCGAAGATTTTGCAGAATTCCAAAAATCAGGAAAAGAGGAACTCACCTTTGCTCCTGGAAATTACGAAGATGCGATTGAATTTTACAGATCCACACTCGAAGCAGGTGGGGACATTGCTGGAAATGACATCTCACAAGTTGCCAAACAAATGGATGAAGAGGGACTCAAATACAAAGACGGCCAAGTTGGTTTCCCAAAACCAATGTTAGACGTGGTAGAAAAAATTAAATCTGCTGGTTTATTGCCGTATGGAATCCATAGACATTACGGTGGACTTGGATTACCTTCTGTCGTTCAATCCATGTTATCTGAGTGTGTATCACGTGGTGACGGATCCCTTGCGATCACTCTTGGTTGTATGAACCTTGCAGAAACTGTGGAACGTTTTGGAACAGAAGAGATGATTCATGAGTATGTTCCAAAAATGGCATCTGGTGAACTTTGTGGTGCGATGGCACTTACAGAACCTAACTATGGTTCTGACCTCCCAAATTTACAAACAAAAGCAGTTAAGGGTGAGGATGGTGTTTGGAGAATCACTGGAACCAAACGATTTATCACCCATGCATGCGGATTTGGAAATGCCCCTTCCATCATTTTAACTTTAGCACGAACAGGTACCACAACCAGTGGAGCAAGAGGACTTTCCTTTTTCTTAGTTCATTCAAAGGATGTGTTTGTTGCATCCATTGAAAAGAAAATGGGGCTTCATTGTTCACCAACTTGTGAAGTTGTTTTTGAAAATGCTCCAGGTATCCTTATCGGTGAAGAAGGAAAAGGACTCGTTAAATATTCAATGGCAATGATGAACCAAGCAAGGTTAAACATTGCGGCCCAAGCTATGGGAATTGCAACTGCTGCTTATTTTGAAGGAAAAAAATATGCAGAAGAACGTGTCCAATTTGGAAAAACCATCAGCAACATCACTGCTGTGAAAAAAATGTTAGAAAGAATGGAACGTGAAGTTGCTGCAATGCGTTGTATTTTATACGAAGCTAGTTTTGCAGTCGACCAATACCGTTGGAAAGAAGAACGAGGAAAAATGAAAGGCCTCACCGAAAAGGACATCAAAAAAGATGAAACCTTTAAAAAATGGGAAAAACTAGCCTCACTCTTCACACCACTTTCCAAATACTACATCACGGAAATGGCAAACGTAGTTGCTTATGATGCTCTACAAATCCATGGCGGTTCTGGTTATACAGAAGATTATGACGTGGCAAGGTTGTATCGAGATGTTCGGATCACAAACATTTACGAAGGAACGACACAACTCCAAACAGTAGCTTGTATCGGAGGTATCGTTTCTGGTATGACAGAAACTGGAATTTACCGTGAATACTTAAAATCGGAAATGTCTGGTTTTGTTTCTTCTTCCGAACTAAACGAACTCTTCAAACAATTTGAAACTGTTGTGGCAGAATATGCTGAAATAGATTCAACACCTCTTCGTGAGGAGTTAGCATTTGAAGTAGTAGAATCTGCTGCAAGATTCCATAACAGTTTGTTACTCGAAAGAAGTATTGGAAGATCCAAAGTAGAAAGACGAAATCATAGAAAAACACTGACTGAAAGTTATATTTTAGACAGTGCAGCGATCTTGGCGTCTAACCTAACTAAAATTCGTGGAAAGAAAAAAACTCCAGTCACTGCATAA
- a CDS encoding methyl-accepting chemotaxis protein, protein MDEYKLQSAKTINTIRFILFGIYVLGILGSLGSLRTDQLVVMVIATVFYGIFAFTQLYLFRRHLNPYPFLFVIGDAILVGISTWGQSLITLDLSAAALKLGVNYTICFFVILYSGFLFSSKQTIIVGVLLICIHIGSLLFSYQMGVSFVDRNDVHHLPHSLSLPIEIVKIVFLILATYFMSKMVGLLISIREEAMVGKKEADAHAKIVSEQKEAMVETGENLNQSVAALKVFTDDLNGLVQNQAASIEEISASLTEIAQSTENSFSFVKDQYQRIESLNEESKTLEGIVTSVRSEIELISGLIKESSKFSNLVTLSMENLNNVLSEVSDSFQKVEDVNQIMKEIADQTNLLALNASIEAARAGEHGRGFAVVAQEVAKLADNSATNASIISKTILKSKSDLMKGNLSAKEANSLANNQEREMLNIQSKVISFNTKIIELQKLNARVVDSQKELKDISSQLETIAKEQSIGNQEVMRAAQNIEDAVQVVAENTRVLAEHIEDIQVLANRIK, encoded by the coding sequence ATGGACGAATATAAATTACAATCAGCCAAAACCATCAATACCATACGGTTTATTTTATTTGGAATTTATGTATTGGGTATTTTGGGAAGTTTAGGTTCACTTCGGACTGACCAATTGGTTGTGATGGTCATTGCAACTGTCTTTTATGGAATTTTTGCATTTACTCAATTGTATTTATTTCGACGACATCTTAATCCTTATCCTTTTTTGTTTGTGATAGGTGATGCAATTCTTGTAGGCATATCCACTTGGGGCCAATCACTCATCACTTTAGATTTATCAGCAGCTGCTCTTAAACTTGGAGTGAATTACACAATTTGTTTTTTTGTGATCTTGTATTCAGGTTTTTTATTTTCTTCCAAACAAACCATCATCGTAGGTGTACTTCTTATTTGTATCCACATTGGTTCATTGTTATTTTCATACCAGATGGGAGTTAGTTTTGTCGATAGAAACGATGTCCATCATTTGCCTCATTCCTTGTCTTTACCTATTGAAATTGTGAAAATTGTTTTTTTAATCTTAGCAACTTACTTTATGAGTAAGATGGTGGGACTACTCATTTCCATTCGCGAAGAAGCAATGGTTGGTAAAAAAGAAGCAGATGCCCATGCGAAAATTGTATCAGAACAAAAAGAAGCAATGGTTGAAACAGGTGAAAACTTAAACCAATCTGTTGCTGCTTTAAAAGTTTTTACTGATGATTTGAATGGTCTTGTTCAAAACCAAGCTGCATCCATTGAAGAAATATCAGCATCCCTCACCGAAATTGCCCAATCAACAGAAAATTCATTTTCATTTGTGAAAGACCAATACCAAAGGATTGAATCGTTAAATGAAGAAAGTAAAACTTTAGAAGGAATTGTCACTTCAGTTCGTTCTGAAATTGAATTGATTTCTGGGCTAATCAAAGAGTCTTCCAAATTCAGTAATCTAGTCACACTCTCCATGGAAAATTTAAACAATGTACTCTCCGAAGTCAGTGATAGTTTTCAAAAAGTGGAAGATGTCAACCAAATCATGAAAGAGATTGCAGATCAGACCAACTTGCTTGCGTTAAATGCTTCGATTGAAGCTGCAAGGGCTGGAGAACATGGAAGGGGATTTGCTGTTGTCGCACAAGAAGTAGCCAAACTAGCAGATAATTCTGCAACCAATGCGAGTATCATTTCCAAAACCATTTTGAAATCAAAATCAGATTTAATGAAAGGGAATTTATCTGCGAAAGAAGCAAATTCTCTTGCCAATAACCAAGAAAGAGAGATGTTAAATATCCAATCTAAGGTTATAAGTTTTAATACAAAAATCATCGAATTACAAAAATTAAATGCAAGGGTAGTGGATTCTCAAAAAGAATTAAAAGATATTTCCTCACAACTAGAAACCATTGCCAAAGAACAATCCATTGGTAACCAGGAAGTGATGCGTGCTGCCCAAAACATTGAAGATGCAGTCCAAGTAGTGGCTGAAAATACTAGGGTGCTTGCAGAACACATCGAAGACATCCAAGTCCTTGCCAATCGCATCAAATGA
- the zigA gene encoding zinc metallochaperone GTPase ZigA, which yields MDKKIPVTVLSGFLGAGKTTLLNHVLSNREGMRVAVIVNDMSEVNIDAKLVANGASLSRTDESLVEMSNGCICCTLREDLLIEVTRLAKENRFDYILIESTGVSEPLPIAETFTFEDEAGVSLSNLVQLDSMITVVDAVNFLKDFESLDSLKKRELGAGEEDDRDLVDLLVDQVEFSNLLVVNKISLLSESNKNKLLTILRSLNAEAEIITTDFGKIPLNKVFNTGKFDFEKASQFPLWLKELRGEHVPETEEYGIKSFVYVNRKPMHPKRFYDWLDSEKDGLVRAKGFVWLATKMDWVVLYSQAGNLSSYKPEGFWWASIREEDIPDEPDVIENIKHHWLEPWGDRRQEIVLIGRDMNEKKIRSSLDKCLLTDEEYKQGPEIWANLEDPFPNWDEMIGEPETEVISK from the coding sequence TTGGACAAAAAAATACCCGTAACTGTTTTATCAGGATTTTTAGGAGCAGGCAAAACCACCCTTCTCAATCATGTTCTTTCGAACAGAGAAGGTATGCGTGTCGCTGTCATTGTCAATGACATGAGTGAAGTGAATATTGATGCCAAGTTAGTTGCGAATGGCGCTTCACTCAGTCGAACAGACGAATCTCTCGTCGAAATGTCCAATGGTTGTATTTGTTGTACGTTACGAGAGGATCTTCTCATTGAGGTAACTAGACTTGCAAAGGAGAATCGATTTGATTACATTCTAATCGAATCAACTGGAGTATCAGAACCATTACCTATTGCTGAAACATTTACTTTTGAAGACGAAGCGGGTGTTAGCTTATCAAATCTCGTTCAACTCGATTCCATGATTACAGTAGTTGATGCAGTCAATTTTTTAAAGGATTTTGAAAGTTTAGATTCCTTAAAAAAACGAGAATTAGGTGCAGGAGAGGAAGATGATCGAGATTTAGTAGATTTATTAGTAGACCAAGTTGAATTTTCGAATCTGCTAGTAGTAAACAAAATTAGTCTTTTATCAGAATCAAACAAAAACAAACTTCTCACAATTTTACGTTCACTCAATGCTGAAGCTGAAATCATTACCACAGATTTTGGAAAAATTCCACTTAATAAAGTATTTAATACGGGCAAGTTCGATTTTGAAAAAGCGAGTCAATTTCCATTGTGGTTAAAAGAATTAAGGGGGGAACATGTTCCTGAAACTGAAGAATACGGAATTAAAAGTTTTGTGTATGTAAATCGAAAACCCATGCATCCAAAACGTTTTTATGATTGGTTGGATTCTGAAAAAGACGGACTCGTGAGAGCAAAAGGATTTGTCTGGCTTGCTACTAAAATGGATTGGGTTGTGTTGTATTCCCAAGCTGGAAATCTTTCATCATACAAACCAGAAGGTTTTTGGTGGGCAAGTATAAGAGAAGAGGACATTCCAGACGAGCCGGATGTCATTGAAAATATAAAACACCATTGGTTAGAACCTTGGGGTGACAGACGGCAAGAAATTGTCCTTATCGGTAGGGACATGAATGAGAAAAAGATAAGGTCATCTCTCGATAAATGTTTGTTAACCGATGAAGAATACAAACAAGGACCTGAGATTTGGGCTAACTTAGAAGATCCGTTTCCCAATTGGGATGAAATGATTGGTGAACCTGAAACCGAGGTAATTTCAAAATGA